CCAAGATCGGCATGGTGACGAAACTAGTAACTCGCCGTGTTCATCGGGTAGGGCGAATCTGATCAGCCTGGCAAGCTGTCTGGACTGGAAAAACGACCGAAAGGGCGAGCGGTGTGATCTGGCTTTCAGTTACCCGGCGTCACAGCCAGCCGGTCTTCTTGAGCCGCCAGTAGAGGCCGCCGCAGAGCACCGCCATGGTGCCGACCGAGCCGGCGAAGCCGTACGGCGACCCCAGCCCCGGCATCACCGCGAAGTTCATCCCGTAGATCCCGGCGATCACCGTCGGCACCGCGGCGATCGCGGCCCACGCGGCGATCTTGCGCATGTCGTCGTTCTGGGCGATCGAGATCTGCGCCAGCCGGGCCTGCAGGATCGAGTTGAGCAGATCGTCGAAGCCGGCCACCCGGTCCACCGCCCGGCCCAGCCGCCCGCGCACGTCCACCAGGTAAGGCCGGAGGCCGGCCGGCAGGTCCCGGGCCGCCAGCACCTGGGTGAACGGATCTGCCAGCGGCAGCACCGCCCGCTTGAACTCCACCATCTCCCGTTTCAGCTGGTAGACGTGGGCGATCCCGGCGCCCCGCCCGGCGCTGAAGATCTCCTCCTCCAGGGTCTCCAGGTCGCGCTCGACGTGGCCGGCCACGTCCAGGTAGCTGTCGACCAGGCGGCTGCCCACCGCGTACGCCACCGCCCACGGCCCGTGCCGCAGCACGTCCGGCCGTTTCTCCAGCTCCTGGCGCACCGCCCAGAGCGGGCCGACCGGGCCGTGCCGCACCGTGATGGCGAACCACGGGCCGATCAGCACCGTGATGTCGCCGGTCTCCACCACCTCGGAGGTGTCGGTGAGCCGGTCGTGCTCGACGTACCGGGCGGCGCGCAGCACCAGCCGGGTCACCTCGCCTACGGTCTCCATCCCGGGCCGGTGCCCGCCGCTGGTGGCCCGCTCGGCGAACAGCTCGTGCAGGCCGAACACCTCGGCGATCAGGTCCATCGTGGCCCGGTCCGGCTCGTGCAGGCCGAGCCAGACGAACGCGTTGCGCCGGCGCCGGGCGATCCGGGCCGCCTCCGGGAACGGCACCTGCCGCGGCTGGCCCGGCTCGGCCCGGCGCTGCCCGGCGGCGTAGACCGCGCAGTCGACGACCGCGTCCGGGTTGCCCAGGCGCGGGGCGGGCGCGGCGCGCCGGGGCCGGCGCAGGGTGTCCAGGAACTGGCGGAACGGACGGAGGCGTTGCTCCAGCATGCGTGCTCCCCATCCCCGGTGTGCGGCGGTCCAGGGATGGAAGGTAGCGGGTCAGTCCGAGCGGTGCATCGCCCGCACGCCGACGAGCAGCCCGAACAACCCCATCCCGGCGGCGGCGATCAACCCGTACGCGGTGGCCCGGGACCAGACGTCGCCGTCGAACAGCGCGCGCTCGGCGTCCACCACGTACGTCATGGGGTTGATCTTCGACAGGGTCCGCAACCAGGCCGGGCCGTTGTCGATCGGCAGCAGCACCCCGGCGAGCAGCAGCAACGGGAAGAGCAGGGTCTGCTGCACGGTCCAGAACAGCCACTCCTGGTTCTTCGAGGCCAGCGCGAGCGTGTACGACAGCGCGCCCAGCCCGACGCAGAACCCGGCCAGGATCAGCAGCCCGAGCAGCGCCCCGCCCAGGTGCAGCCGGAACCCGAACGGGATGCAGACCGCCACGATCAGCGCGGCCTGGGCGAGCATCGGGACGATCTCCTTGAGCGCCCGGCCGATCAGCAGGGCGGGGCGGCGCAGCGGGGTGACCAGCATCCGCTCGTGCGAGCCGGTCTGGATCTCGTAGAGCAGGTTGGAACCGGTCATCGACGAGCCGAACAGGCAGGACATCACGATGATCCCGGGCACGAACCACTGGAGCGACTGATCGTCGGGCAGCAGCGGCGCGAACAGCGCCAGGAAGAACAGCGGCTGCACCATCGAGAAGATGATCGTGAACGGGCTGCGGAGCACCGGGCGCAGCTCGCGGCTGAAGACGACCCCGGTGTCGGTGACGAGGTTGCTCATGATCAGGCCTCCTGGGTCTCGTCGCGCAGGCTGCGACCGGTCAGGGTGAGGAAGACGTCGTCGAGGGTCGGCCGGATCACCTCGACGGAGAGCGGCCGCAGGTCGAGCAGGGTCGGGACCAGCCGCGGCCCGTCCTCCGTGGTGATCACCACCCGGGTGCCCTCGCGGGTGCCCTCCCGGACGCGGGCCGCCTCCGCCTCCGAGGCGAAACCGAGGATCACCCGGTCACCGACGTGCTTGGCCTTGAGGCGCTGCGGGCTGTCGTCGGCGATGATCCGGCCGTGGTCGATCACGATCACCCGTTCGGCCATCGAGTCGGCCTCCTCCAGATAGTGCGTGGTCAGCACGATCGTGGTGCCGTGCTCCCGGCGCAGCCGGAGGATGTGCTCCTGGAGGTTGGCCCGGTTCTGCGGGTCCAGCCCGGTCGACGGCTCGTCGAGGAAGAGCAGCTCGGGCGCGTGGATCAGGCCCATCGCGATGTCCAGGCGGCGGCGCTGCCCGCCGGAGAGCGTGGAGACGGTCCGGTCGGCGACCTCGCCCAGGCCCAGCGAGTCGATCAGTTCGGCGGCGCGGGCGCGGGCCTGGCGGACCGGCAGGCCGTACGCGCGACCCTGGCTGATCAGCTCGTCCCGGCCGCGCTGGCTGTGCCCGGCGCCGTTGCCCTGTCCGATGTAGCCGATCCGCCGGCGCACCTCGCGCTGCCCGATGACCACGTCGAAGCCGGCCACCTCGGCGCTGCCCGAGGTCGGCGGGATCAGCGTGGTGAGCATCCGCAGCGTGGTGGACTTGCCGGCGCCGTTCGGCCCGAGCAGCGCGACCAGCTCGCCGTCCGTGACGTCGAGGGAGACACCGTCGACGGCGACCACGCTCTTGAACCGCTTCGTCAGTTCTCGCGTCGCAATCATCATGCCGTCGACGCTAGGGTGAGTTGCGGCCACTTTCTGGCCTCAATGCGAGGGATTCTGGACCCATGGCGAACACGAGTGCCCGGATGCTGCGACTGCTGTCGCTGCTGCAGACCCATCGCTACTGGCCCGGCGCGGAGCTGGCCGACCGCCTCGAGGTCAGCCCGCGCACGCTGCGCCGGGACGTGGACCGGTTGCGCGAGCTGGGCTATCCGGTGGACGCCAGCCGCGGCGTGGCCGGCGGCTACCAGTTGCAGGCCGGCGCCGCGGTGCCGCCGCTGCTGCTCGACGACGAGGAGGCGGTGGCCATCGCGGTCGGGCTGCGCAGCGCGGCGGCCGGCGCGGTCGCCGGCTTCGAGGAGACC
Above is a genomic segment from Actinoplanes ianthinogenes containing:
- a CDS encoding magnesium and cobalt transport protein CorA, coding for MLEQRLRPFRQFLDTLRRPRRAAPAPRLGNPDAVVDCAVYAAGQRRAEPGQPRQVPFPEAARIARRRRNAFVWLGLHEPDRATMDLIAEVFGLHELFAERATSGGHRPGMETVGEVTRLVLRAARYVEHDRLTDTSEVVETGDITVLIGPWFAITVRHGPVGPLWAVRQELEKRPDVLRHGPWAVAYAVGSRLVDSYLDVAGHVERDLETLEEEIFSAGRGAGIAHVYQLKREMVEFKRAVLPLADPFTQVLAARDLPAGLRPYLVDVRGRLGRAVDRVAGFDDLLNSILQARLAQISIAQNDDMRKIAAWAAIAAVPTVIAGIYGMNFAVMPGLGSPYGFAGSVGTMAVLCGGLYWRLKKTGWL
- a CDS encoding ABC transporter permease, which codes for MSNLVTDTGVVFSRELRPVLRSPFTIIFSMVQPLFFLALFAPLLPDDQSLQWFVPGIIVMSCLFGSSMTGSNLLYEIQTGSHERMLVTPLRRPALLIGRALKEIVPMLAQAALIVAVCIPFGFRLHLGGALLGLLILAGFCVGLGALSYTLALASKNQEWLFWTVQQTLLFPLLLLAGVLLPIDNGPAWLRTLSKINPMTYVVDAERALFDGDVWSRATAYGLIAAAGMGLFGLLVGVRAMHRSD
- a CDS encoding ATP-binding cassette domain-containing protein — translated: MMIATRELTKRFKSVVAVDGVSLDVTDGELVALLGPNGAGKSTTLRMLTTLIPPTSGSAEVAGFDVVIGQREVRRRIGYIGQGNGAGHSQRGRDELISQGRAYGLPVRQARARAAELIDSLGLGEVADRTVSTLSGGQRRRLDIAMGLIHAPELLFLDEPSTGLDPQNRANLQEHILRLRREHGTTIVLTTHYLEEADSMAERVIVIDHGRIIADDSPQRLKAKHVGDRVILGFASEAEAARVREGTREGTRVVITTEDGPRLVPTLLDLRPLSVEVIRPTLDDVFLTLTGRSLRDETQEA